In one Halichondria panicea chromosome 4, odHalPani1.1, whole genome shotgun sequence genomic region, the following are encoded:
- the LOC135335514 gene encoding uncharacterized protein LOC135335514 — protein sequence MGRRAKLKKARVQALATAKAKRKQQRSAKPKTTTSSYTVDDLLTRAEDAMDAFQLELAVKFCDKALGLEPDCVRVLDTLGPLLLETGEADRALDCFKRSIDLSPLTGHSKYLYMAQLSEGVVAIDYIKRGIEIMTKLLEGVGGGEACASVESVTSVELSNAYCALAEVYLTDSCFSADAGSLCQEACSKALELCSGNAEALQVQASCLLSLERTDEAKETLVKSVSLWLPSGDDVTVMSLEGVADVPPYWSRVNTAKLLLEMGEHQTAFLVLEGLLKDDDEVIAVWYLMGWLHTLTKDADSARFYLEQTLTLFSKHESDEEDILKHTQELLDELGPASDECDVGVACDDVGGACEDGDSSDDQCGTTMDTS from the exons ATGGGGCGAAGAGCAAAGCTAAAGAAAGCAC GGGTACAGGCTCTGGCTACTGCCAAGGCTAAAAGAAAGCAGCAAAGATCAGCCAAGCCCAAGACCACCACCTCCTCTTATACTGTAGACGACCTTTTGACCCGTGCCGAGGATGCCATGGACGCATTTCAACTGGAGTTGGCCGTCAAGTTTTGTGACAAGGCTCTTGGGTTAGAGCCAGACTGTGTGCGGGTGTTGGACACTCTCGGACCACTGTTACTGGAGACGGGGGAGGCAGACAGAGCACTCGAT TGTTTCAAGAGGAGCATTGACCTTTCACCTCTGACCGGCCACTCCAAGTACCTGTACATGGCCCAGTTGTCCGAGGGAGTGGTTGCCATTGACTACATCAAGAGGGGAATTGAGATCATGACAAAACTGTTAGAGGGTGTGGGCGGTGGTGAAGCGTGTGCTAGTGTGGAGAGTGTGACTAGTGTGGAGCTGTCCAACGCCTACTGTGCTCTTGCTGAGGTCTACCTCACTGACTCGTG TTTTTCTGCTGATGCTGGCTCCCTGTGTCAGGAGGCGTGTTCCAAGGCTCTGGAGTTGTGCTCTGGTAATGCCGAGGCTCTGCAGGTCCAAGCAAGCTGTCTACTCAGTCTAGAGCGGACTGACGAGGCAAAAGAGACTCTCGTTAAGAGCGTGTCGCTATGGTTACCTAGTGGCGATGATGTCACCGTGATGTCATTAGAAGGCGTGGCAGATGTACCTCCGTATTGGTCCAGAGTTAACACAGCCAAACTACTATTGGAAATGGGAGAACATCAG ACAGCGTTCCTAGTGCTAGAGGGGTTATTGAAGGATGATGACGAGGTTATTGCGGTGTGGTACCTCATGGGCTGGCTGCACACGCTCACCAAggatgctgactcagcaagaTTCTACCTCGAACAAACTCTAACA CTGTTCAGTAAACACGAGAGTGATGAAGAGGACATTTTAAAGCACACGCAAGAGTTGCTTGACGAGCTAGGACCCGCCAGTGACGAGTGTGATGTAGGTGTGGCTTGTGATGATGTGGGTGGGGCTTGTGAGGATGGTGACAGTAGTGATGACCAGTGTGGCACAACTATGGACACTAGCTAA
- the LOC135335513 gene encoding cytochrome P450 4B1-like, with product MSLLMSALEWLFAHPGLCVALLLALTLTPFLRGLLQHLRVYLGFRGISMDSGHMHFFFGHSPWILEDAGRALDWFRDGSLKNNAKLIKFCYGPTLYQLGVVHPDGAKVILKGDPKSEQIYSPLEPWLGKGLLIANGARWARNRRLLTPAFHYDILRPYLKIYADSARTMSELWSAVPEGESFNAFSYISLCTLDVMLQCTCSYNSNCQREKSPYISAVYELSDLAVKRIVSISSYFDWMYMLKPECWKYRSACQVVHKFSMDIIQRRRTALKDKKTRGENVLTGRKSKYIDFLDILLEAKDSDGVGMTDLEIRAEVDTFVFEGHDTTAAAMAWTLYNLALHPEHQAKCRDEVDAIFDEKDEIGIEELKKLDYLKYCIKESLRLFPPVAANGRVLEKDTTINGRMVPRGTPLLCFNYAIHRHPDFWENPDEFDPLRFAPENSRDRHSHCFVPFAAGPRNCIGQEFAMNEEKVILSHLLRRFEFTLDESKTVEKEFLIILRPKDGLYLKLKHRNL from the exons ATGTCTTTGCTAATGAGTGCTCTGGAATGGCTGTTTGCTCACCCGGGGTTGTGTGTGGCATTGCTATTAGCCCTCACACTGACCCCCTTCCTCCGGGGGTTGCTGCAACACCTGAGAGTGTACCTTGGCTTCAGGGGCATTTCCATGGACTCTGGTCATATGCACTTCTTCTTTGGACACTCTCCATG GATCCTAGAGGACGCGGGTCGCGCTCTCGACTGGTTTAGAGACGGATCTTTGAAGAATAATGCGAAATTAATCAAATTCTGTTACGGGCCCACCCTCTACCAGCTGGGTGTGGTGCACCCTGACGGTGCAAAGGTCATTCTCAAGGGAG ACCCCAAATCTGAGCAGATATACAGTCCTCTGGAGCCGTGGTTAG GCAAGGGTTTGCTGATTGCCAACGGGGCTAGATGGGCGCGTAACCGTCGTCTCCTCACACCGGCCTTCCACTACGACATACTGCGACCTTATCTCAAGATCTACGCAGACTCTGCCCGTACTATGAGTGAGCTGTGGTCAGCTGTGCCTGAGGGCGAGTCCTTCAACGCGTTCTCCTACATCAGCCTGTGTACACTGGACGTCATGCTCCAGTGTActtgcagctacaatagcAACTGTCAAAG AGAGAAGTCTCCGTACATCAGTGCAGTGTATGAACTGTCTGACCTCGCAGTCAAGAGAATCGT GTCTATCAGTTCTTATTTTGACTGGATGTACATGTTGAAGCCGGAGTGTTGGAAGTACCGCAGTGCTTGTCAGGTGGTCCACAAGTTCTCAATGGATATCATCCAACGAAGAAGAACAGCACTCAAGGACAAGAAG ACAAGGGGAGAGAATGTGTTGACAGGACGAAAGAGCAAATACATCGACTTCCTAGATATTCTCTTGGAAGCTAAG gATTCTGACGGTGTGGGCATGACTGACTTGGAGATTCGGGCGGAGGTGGACACTTTCGTCTTTGAGGGCCACGACACCACAGCTGCAG cgATGGCCTGGACCCTGTACAACCTTGCCCTCCACCCTGAGCACCAGGCCAAGTGTAGGGACGAGGTGGACGCCATCTTTGATGAGAAGGATGAGATAGGAAT aGAGGAGCTGAAGAAGCTGGACTACCTCAAGTATTGTATCAAGGAGAGCCTCCGCCTCTTTCCCCCGGTGGCCGCTAATGGGCGTGTCCTAGAGAAGGATACAACCATCAACGGGCGAATGGTCCCTAGAGGCACGCCATTGCTCTGCTTCAACTACGCCATTCATAGGCATCCTGACTTCTGGGAGAATCCAGAT GAGTTCGACCCACTTCGGTTTGCTCCTGAGAACTCCAGGGACAGACATTCTCATTGTTTTGTGCCTTTTGCTGCAGGACcgag GAACTGCATTGGACAGGAGTTTGCTATGAACGAAGAGAAGGTGATTCTCTCTCACTTGTTGCGGAGGTTTGAGTTCACTCTGGACGAGAGTAAGACAGTGGAGAAGGAGTTCCTCATCATACTACGCCCCAAGGACGGCTTATACTTGAAACTGAAGCACAGGAACTtgtga